The following are from one region of the Ornithorhynchus anatinus isolate Pmale09 chromosome X1, mOrnAna1.pri.v4, whole genome shotgun sequence genome:
- the LOC114806322 gene encoding uncharacterized protein LOC114806322, translating into MLMRSLASIKTAGLSCPPSLKMGLWGLLKGFPDHLPLHSRSQAMDRSPGTGRGVSNKRCIVILGVLSGLLVLALVVSFAVFIPWVTSEVCQQGWKCVTHWHNESRALGNQLTHVQRTLLLLKECWEACDNHTSILEETMNNQMEKVQGLKTEIQEQEATVKKLKIEMQEQNMTIKEMKTELQKQDGTIKELKMELEKQDVTIKELKIELQEQMVKEKQLQDSIQELSWDFRKKLQQHENQNWGKSKANSGPTKTEATLLAFPFLLLFTLL; encoded by the exons ATGCTAATGAGGAGCCTGGCTTCTATAAAGACCGCAGGGCTGAGCTGCCCCCCTTCACTCAAGATGGGCCTCTGGGGACTGTTGAAAGGCTTCCCCGACCACCTCCCTCTCCACAGCAGGTCCCAAGCCATGGACCGCTCCCCGGGCACCGGCAGAGGGGTCTCTAACAAACGTTGCATCGTCATCTTGGGGGTCCTCTCGGGGCTCCTCGTCCTCGCCCTGGTAGTGAGCTTTGCTGTCTTCATCCCCTGGGTCACCTCGGAAGTGTGCCAGCAGGGTTGGAAGTGTGTGACCCATTGGCATAACGAGAGCCGGGCACTGGGCAACCAACTGACCCACGTCCAGCGGACCCTCCTGCTGTTGAAGGAATGCTGGGAGGCCTGCGACAACCACACG aGTATCTTGGAGGAGACAATGAATAATCAGATGGAGAAGGTCCAGGGGCTGAAAACAGAAATCCAGGAGCAGGAGGCGACTGTCAAAAAACTGAAAATTGAGATGCAGGAGCAGAACATGACCATCAAGGAGATGAAAACAGAGCTGCAGAAGCAGGATGGGACCATCAAGGAGCTGAAaatggagctggagaagcaggacGTGACCATCAAGGAGCTGAAAATTGAGCTGCAGGAGCAGATGGTGAAAGAAAAGCAACTCCAAG acaGTATCCAAGAGTTATCCTGGGACTTCAGGAAGAAGCTCCAACAGCATGA AAACCAAaattggggaaagagcaaagccaACAGTGGGCCAACCAAAACAGAGGCCACCCTGCTTGCTTTCCCGTTCCTGCTGTTGTTCACCCTGCTGTAG